In Mastigocladopsis repens PCC 10914, a single window of DNA contains:
- the acsF gene encoding magnesium-protoporphyrin IX monomethyl ester (oxidative) cyclase translates to MAKSLQTSEPELLKLGVKAPVQETLLTPRFYTTDFEALAQLDISAHQAQLQAIVDELRADYNRDHFVRDSEFEQSWEHIDGETRCAFIDFLERSCTSEFSGFLLFKELSRRLKNRNPILAEAFHFMARDEARHAGFLNKAMSDFNLSLDLGYLTKNRTYTFFPPEWIIYTVYLSEKIGYWRYIIMYRHLESHPENRFYPLFRYFESWCQDENRHGDFFKALLQCLTTSRSASTQPHLWNKWKARLWVRFFLLSVFATHTLTVLERASFYRSVGMNPYAYNIKVIEKTNETAARAFPVILNTNHPEFFRRLEECSDMNLKLAEIDRSNSPKVVKFCQKLPLVLSMIGHLLRIYLIKPIDAESTREVVC, encoded by the coding sequence ATGGCTAAGTCTCTTCAAACCTCAGAGCCTGAGTTGCTTAAGCTAGGTGTTAAAGCCCCTGTGCAAGAAACATTGTTAACACCCCGGTTTTACACCACTGACTTTGAGGCTCTAGCGCAGTTGGATATTTCGGCGCATCAAGCCCAATTGCAGGCTATCGTGGATGAACTACGAGCTGACTATAACCGCGATCACTTTGTGCGCGATTCCGAGTTTGAGCAGAGTTGGGAACACATTGATGGGGAAACACGCTGCGCTTTTATTGACTTTTTGGAACGCTCATGCACTTCGGAGTTTTCCGGCTTTCTTCTGTTCAAAGAGTTATCGCGCAGGCTGAAAAACCGAAACCCTATTCTAGCAGAAGCCTTTCATTTTATGGCGCGGGATGAAGCACGTCATGCAGGATTTCTCAATAAAGCAATGTCAGACTTTAATCTCTCGCTGGACTTGGGTTATCTGACAAAAAATCGTACTTACACCTTCTTCCCGCCAGAGTGGATTATTTACACAGTTTACCTATCTGAAAAAATTGGCTACTGGCGCTACATCATCATGTATCGTCACCTAGAGTCACATCCAGAAAACCGATTCTATCCCCTCTTCCGCTATTTTGAGAGTTGGTGTCAAGACGAGAATCGACATGGAGATTTCTTCAAGGCGCTGTTGCAATGTCTGACGACAAGCCGCTCCGCGTCTACGCAGCCTCACTTATGGAACAAGTGGAAAGCACGTTTGTGGGTGAGGTTTTTCCTGTTGAGTGTGTTTGCAACTCACACTCTCACAGTGTTGGAACGGGCATCATTTTATCGCTCTGTTGGCATGAATCCATACGCGTACAACATCAAAGTTATTGAAAAGACAAATGAAACCGCAGCACGAGCATTTCCGGTGATACTGAATACAAATCATCCAGAGTTTTTCCGGCGGCTGGAGGAGTGTTCGGATATGAATCTCAAGCTGGCGGAGATTGACAGGAGCAATAGTCCAAAGGTTGTCAAGTTCTGCCAAAAATTACCCTTGGTACTTTCAATGATCGGGCATTTGTTGCGGATTTATCTGATTAAACCAATTGATGCTGAATCAACTCGGGAAGTAGTTTGTTAA
- the hemN gene encoding oxygen-independent coproporphyrinogen III oxidase, producing the protein MVFQIPGVKFDFDIIKKYDTPAPRYTSYPPATELTEAFTHTDFQAAIAASNQRKNPLSLYFHIPFCQSPCYFCGCNVVISNNKNIAKPYLEYLVRDIRKTASLIDLDRRVVQIHWGGGTPNYLSLEQVEFLWKSINQYFTISPTAEISIEINPRYVDKNYIFFLREIGFNRISFGIQDFNRQVQVAVNRIQPEEMLFDVMDWIKAAKFESVNVDLIYGLPYQTLQTFRETVKKTIELNPDRIAVFNFAYVPWLKPVQKNIPTEALPPAQEKLEILKMTVEELTSHQYLFIGMDHFAKSNDELAIAQGDRTLKRNFQGYTTQPQAELFGFGATSISMLEDTYAQNHKQLKDYYQAIDTGILPISKGIKLSWDDMTRRDVIMDIMCHFQLYKQDIEDKYHISFDEYFSQELEALKYLEADELVKLSKNHISVTEIGRLLIRNIAVIFDTHTIKQEQKFSRAI; encoded by the coding sequence ATGGTTTTTCAAATTCCTGGTGTCAAATTTGATTTCGATATCATCAAAAAATATGATACTCCCGCACCCAGATACACTAGTTACCCACCCGCTACAGAGTTAACAGAAGCATTTACTCACACAGATTTTCAAGCCGCGATCGCCGCCTCGAATCAAAGAAAAAACCCCCTTTCTTTGTATTTCCACATACCTTTTTGCCAAAGTCCTTGCTACTTTTGCGGCTGTAATGTGGTGATTTCAAACAACAAGAATATTGCTAAACCATACCTGGAGTATCTAGTTCGAGACATCAGGAAAACAGCAAGCTTAATTGATTTAGATAGGAGAGTGGTTCAAATTCACTGGGGTGGCGGAACTCCTAATTATTTGAGCCTTGAACAAGTGGAATTTTTATGGAAAAGTATCAATCAATACTTCACAATTAGTCCAACAGCAGAAATCTCTATCGAGATTAATCCCCGCTACGTCGATAAAAATTACATTTTCTTTTTGAGAGAAATTGGGTTTAACCGAATTAGTTTTGGTATCCAAGATTTTAATCGTCAAGTTCAAGTCGCAGTGAATCGCATCCAGCCAGAAGAAATGTTGTTTGATGTGATGGATTGGATTAAAGCAGCGAAGTTTGAAAGCGTGAATGTAGACCTCATTTATGGTTTACCATATCAAACTCTCCAGACCTTTCGGGAGACGGTGAAAAAGACGATTGAATTAAACCCTGACAGGATTGCTGTTTTTAACTTTGCCTATGTCCCTTGGCTCAAGCCAGTGCAAAAAAATATACCAACAGAGGCACTACCCCCAGCACAGGAAAAGTTAGAAATTCTGAAGATGACTGTAGAGGAGTTGACGAGTCACCAATATTTATTCATTGGTATGGATCATTTTGCAAAATCCAATGATGAATTGGCAATTGCTCAAGGCGATCGCACTCTAAAACGTAACTTCCAAGGCTACACAACTCAGCCACAAGCAGAACTCTTTGGTTTTGGTGCTACATCCATCAGTATGCTAGAAGATACTTACGCCCAAAATCACAAGCAATTAAAGGATTACTATCAGGCAATTGATACAGGTATCTTACCAATTAGTAAAGGTATTAAACTGAGTTGGGATGATATGACGAGACGGGATGTCATCATGGACATCATGTGTCATTTTCAACTTTATAAGCAAGATATTGAAGACAAGTACCATATCAGTTTTGATGAGTATTTCTCTCAGGAACTAGAAGCGTTGAAGTATCTGGAAGCAGATGAACTCGTTAAGCTGTCAAAAAACCACATCAGCGTCACAGAAATCGGCAGGTTATTGATACGAAATATTGCCGTTATCTTTGATACTCATACAATCAAACAGGAGCAGAAATTTTCCCGCGCAATTTGA
- a CDS encoding serine hydrolase produces the protein MRFSFLLVSIVSLVLLSSPVKAARLQSWYFDPVQNQLDITTDSGVQPRAFLINNPMRLVIDLPGTTNLDDNTVRKSLGSAVREIRFGQVDSQTTRLVIELAPGYTVSPEKLLIQGDSSSHWIVKFSSIERVAFGDAQVKDVDTNSGEEQIPVQISDISTFAGVVPLGKELSQLNSQLKTLMARYSFLSPGMFFLDLDTGNYLDFNGEKVFSAASTIKFPILVALFQEVDAGRVKLNETLVLRRDLKAEAEGSGVLQYKPVGTRLSVLATATKMITISDNTATNMIIDRLGGKAKLNQRFRSWGLQNTVIRNLLGDFKGTNTTSPKDLVRLSALITNNKLLNDTSRSQVLGIMRRVENKRLLPAGLGKGAVISHKTGTLGVLLGDAGIIELPSGKRYLAGILVKRPFGDTRARDFISQVSKLVYGYLDQPRVTSLPQ, from the coding sequence ATGAGATTTAGCTTTCTGTTAGTTAGTATTGTCAGTCTTGTACTGTTATCTTCTCCAGTCAAAGCGGCTCGCTTGCAATCTTGGTATTTCGATCCTGTTCAAAATCAACTAGATATAACCACTGATTCTGGAGTTCAACCCAGAGCTTTTTTAATTAATAACCCGATGAGACTTGTCATTGACCTACCAGGAACGACGAATCTAGATGACAATACAGTGCGTAAAAGTCTTGGTTCAGCAGTTCGGGAAATTCGCTTTGGACAGGTTGATTCCCAAACCACCAGATTAGTTATTGAATTAGCACCTGGCTACACAGTTTCTCCTGAAAAATTACTCATTCAAGGAGATTCTTCCTCCCACTGGATAGTGAAATTCTCCTCAATTGAGCGTGTAGCTTTTGGTGATGCACAAGTAAAAGATGTAGACACTAACTCTGGAGAAGAACAAATTCCTGTCCAAATCAGCGATATTTCGACCTTTGCTGGGGTTGTACCTTTAGGCAAGGAATTGTCGCAGCTCAACTCTCAACTGAAAACATTGATGGCTCGCTACAGCTTTCTCTCGCCTGGAATGTTTTTCCTCGATTTGGATACAGGCAACTATTTAGACTTTAATGGAGAGAAGGTATTTTCAGCTGCTAGCACCATTAAGTTTCCCATTTTGGTTGCTTTATTTCAGGAAGTCGATGCTGGCAGAGTTAAGCTGAATGAAACCTTAGTGCTGCGGCGTGACTTGAAAGCTGAAGCTGAAGGTTCGGGAGTATTACAATACAAACCAGTGGGAACCCGATTGAGTGTTTTAGCTACCGCCACCAAGATGATTACTATCAGCGACAATACCGCTACCAATATGATTATTGACCGTTTAGGTGGTAAGGCTAAGTTAAATCAGCGGTTTCGCAGTTGGGGACTACAAAACACCGTGATTCGCAATTTATTAGGTGATTTTAAAGGTACTAATACAACTAGTCCTAAAGACTTGGTCAGACTGTCAGCATTGATTACTAATAATAAGTTGCTTAATGATACAAGCCGTTCCCAGGTTTTGGGTATCATGCGTCGTGTTGAGAACAAAAGATTGCTACCAGCTGGTCTTGGTAAAGGTGCGGTCATTTCTCATAAAACAGGAACTCTTGGAGTTCTCCTTGGGGATGCAGGTATCATCGAGTTGCCATCAGGTAAGCGTTACTTGGCAGGCATTTTGGTGAAAAGACCTTTTGGTGATACAAGAGCAAGAGACTTTATTAGTCAAGTGTCTAAGCTGGTTTATGGTTATCTAGACCAACCGAGAGTGACTAGTCTACCTCAATAG
- a CDS encoding aminopeptidase P N-terminal domain-containing protein: MQAEYRQRREQLMSKIGSGIAIFRSAPTAVMHNDVEYAFRQDSDFYYLTGFNEAQAVAVLAPSHPEHRFVLFVQPKDREQEIWSGYRCGVEAAKQMYGADEAYPITELDEKLPQYLEKADRIYYHLGRDRTFNDKLLNHWQRLMRTYPKRGTGPIAIEDTSPTLHSMRLIKSQAELELMHKAADIAVEAHNHAMEFTQPGRYEYEVQAEIEHIFRLRGATGPAYPSIVASGVNGCVLHYIENNRQMQDKELLLIDAGCAYGYYNSDITRTFPVGGKFTPEQKALYEIVLEAQKQAIAQVQPGNPYKQIHDTAVRVLTEGLVELGILKGEIDKLIAEEKYKPYYMHRTGHWLGLDVHDVGVYQHGDDKPQILQPGQVLTVEPGLYIVPDTKPAEDQPEIDPRWVGIGIRIEDDVLVTATGHEVLSAGVAKEVAQVER; this comes from the coding sequence ATGCAGGCAGAATATCGGCAGCGCCGTGAGCAATTGATGTCAAAAATCGGTAGTGGGATTGCAATTTTTCGCAGTGCGCCAACAGCGGTGATGCACAATGATGTCGAATACGCTTTTCGCCAAGACAGCGATTTTTACTATCTGACAGGGTTTAACGAAGCGCAAGCAGTAGCAGTTTTAGCACCATCACACCCAGAACATCGGTTTGTGCTGTTTGTACAACCCAAGGATAGGGAGCAGGAAATCTGGAGTGGTTATCGCTGTGGGGTTGAAGCGGCGAAACAAATGTATGGTGCAGACGAAGCTTACCCCATCACCGAACTTGATGAAAAGTTGCCACAGTATTTGGAAAAAGCTGATCGCATTTACTACCACTTAGGACGCGATCGCACTTTCAACGATAAGCTCCTCAACCATTGGCAGCGTTTAATGCGGACTTATCCCAAGCGGGGTACAGGACCAATTGCCATTGAGGATACCAGTCCAACTCTGCACAGCATGAGATTGATTAAAAGCCAAGCAGAATTGGAGTTGATGCACAAAGCTGCCGATATTGCAGTAGAGGCACACAATCACGCAATGGAATTTACGCAACCTGGGCGTTACGAGTACGAAGTCCAAGCAGAAATCGAACATATCTTTCGCCTCCGGGGTGCGACTGGGCCTGCTTACCCCTCAATAGTGGCTTCTGGAGTGAATGGGTGTGTCCTGCACTATATTGAAAACAATCGGCAGATGCAGGACAAGGAGTTGCTGCTAATTGATGCAGGCTGTGCCTATGGTTATTACAACTCCGATATCACGCGGACATTTCCGGTAGGTGGCAAGTTTACGCCAGAACAAAAGGCACTGTATGAGATTGTTTTGGAAGCACAAAAGCAAGCTATAGCCCAAGTGCAACCTGGCAACCCCTATAAACAAATTCACGATACTGCTGTGCGTGTCCTCACGGAAGGCTTAGTCGAACTTGGTATCCTTAAGGGTGAAATTGACAAGCTCATAGCGGAAGAGAAATATAAGCCATATTATATGCACCGTACTGGTCATTGGCTAGGCTTAGATGTTCATGATGTTGGTGTGTATCAGCACGGAGATGATAAACCGCAGATTTTACAACCAGGTCAGGTGCTAACGGTAGAACCTGGACTTTATATTGTGCCAGATACCAAGCCAGCAGAAGACCAGCCAGAGATAGACCCTCGCTGGGTTGGCATTGGTATTCGGATTGAGGATGATGTTTTGGTGACAGCGACAGGTCATGAAGTGTTGAGTGCTGGTGTGGCTAAGGAAGTTGCCCAAGTGGAAAGATAA
- a CDS encoding carboxymuconolactone decarboxylase family protein — translation MAKIPLIEYDQLTNSKVKTIYQEIQVELGFGIVPNLFKSMAINPDVLEANWKKFRATVLKGDVPRTLKEMLGIAISQANSSPYALNVHLHGLSSLGMSEEVLKTLVSDFAACPLPQREKAVISFGLKAATTPHELTAQDYQHLYDLGLDHSEIFEIIATADLFTSINRYTDSISLEIDTL, via the coding sequence ATGGCAAAAATTCCCCTAATTGAATACGACCAACTGACCAATTCCAAGGTCAAAACGATATATCAAGAAATCCAGGTAGAACTTGGGTTTGGGATAGTACCAAACTTATTTAAATCAATGGCAATCAATCCTGATGTGCTGGAAGCCAACTGGAAGAAGTTCCGTGCTACAGTCCTCAAAGGAGATGTGCCCCGCACGCTCAAGGAAATGTTGGGAATTGCTATTTCCCAGGCTAATAGCAGTCCTTATGCATTGAATGTCCACCTGCATGGATTATCGTCCTTGGGAATGAGTGAGGAAGTTTTAAAAACCCTCGTTTCAGATTTTGCCGCCTGTCCACTTCCTCAACGTGAAAAAGCAGTTATCAGTTTTGGGTTGAAAGCCGCCACCACACCCCATGAACTGACGGCTCAAGATTACCAACACCTCTATGACTTAGGTTTAGACCATTCTGAAATCTTTGAGATTATCGCCACGGCAGATTTATTTACGAGTATAAATCGATACACTGATTCGATTTCACTCGAAATTGATACACTATGA
- a CDS encoding adenylate/guanylate cyclase domain-containing protein, whose protein sequence is MTSIPASIGRRLEEQEYQQLLHLSRRLLAEAQALSSRIAAVNEIALAINRSLKLDEILQVVGKQAKWLLDFEHCSVCLRLTNNSWRIVTLFGSPVEVESSGIPNMGAVGISLKTGQAQLIHENCTSGFLSQYQSQIIIPLECDLQVMGTINFATTAPKTYTQEDLRIGYLVAVQLSAAIRNAERFEELNRLYVQLEEEKRKTDQLLLNILPIDIASELKQTGTVKPVYYECASVLFTDFKNFTKLSEQLTPKELVDELDYCFSCFDQFIEAHGLEKLKTIGDSYMCAGGIPTPNKTHAIDTVLAAINIRTFMEWRKKEKSVLNQPYWDIRIGIHSGPLLAGVIGHKKFAYDVWGDTVNIASRMESSGIPGSINISQATFELIKDFFAVEYRGKITAKNKGETDMYLVKRIKDSLALDKTGLLPNREFNQLYFAIQAGTNT, encoded by the coding sequence ATGACTTCTATCCCCGCCTCTATTGGTCGTAGGCTGGAAGAACAGGAATATCAACAATTGTTGCATCTTTCCCGCCGCCTACTTGCTGAAGCGCAAGCGCTTTCCAGTCGCATCGCTGCTGTGAATGAAATTGCGCTAGCAATCAATCGTTCGCTGAAGCTAGATGAGATTTTGCAGGTAGTCGGCAAACAAGCAAAATGGTTGTTGGACTTTGAGCATTGTAGTGTTTGCCTCCGTCTGACTAACAATTCTTGGCGTATAGTGACGTTGTTTGGTTCTCCTGTCGAAGTTGAATCTTCTGGTATCCCAAACATGGGTGCAGTTGGTATTAGCCTAAAAACAGGTCAAGCCCAACTCATTCATGAAAATTGTACAAGCGGCTTTCTCAGCCAGTACCAATCGCAGATTATCATTCCTTTAGAATGCGATCTTCAGGTAATGGGTACGATTAACTTTGCCACCACAGCACCAAAGACCTACACACAAGAAGATTTACGCATTGGCTATTTAGTGGCGGTGCAATTATCAGCAGCCATCCGTAATGCTGAACGCTTTGAAGAGTTAAATCGGCTGTATGTTCAATTAGAAGAGGAAAAACGCAAGACTGACCAATTGCTTTTGAATATACTACCAATAGATATTGCCTCTGAACTCAAGCAAACTGGTACAGTTAAACCTGTTTATTATGAATGTGCCTCTGTTCTGTTTACAGACTTCAAGAATTTTACCAAGTTATCAGAACAGCTTACCCCAAAAGAACTAGTTGATGAACTCGATTATTGTTTTTCTTGCTTTGACCAGTTTATTGAAGCGCATGGTTTGGAAAAATTGAAAACAATCGGGGACAGTTATATGTGTGCTGGGGGAATTCCTACTCCTAACAAAACCCATGCCATTGATACTGTTCTAGCTGCTATCAACATTCGCACATTCATGGAGTGGCGCAAAAAAGAGAAGTCGGTTTTGAACCAGCCTTACTGGGACATTCGTATTGGTATCCACTCAGGACCATTATTAGCTGGTGTGATTGGACACAAAAAGTTTGCTTACGATGTCTGGGGCGACACTGTTAACATCGCCTCCAGGATGGAATCATCTGGTATTCCTGGAAGCATTAATATTTCCCAAGCAACTTTTGAGTTAATTAAAGATTTTTTTGCAGTTGAATATCGCGGAAAAATCACTGCTAAAAATAAGGGCGAAACTGATATGTATCTTGTTAAACGGATTAAAGATAGCCTTGCTTTAGATAAAACAGGTTTATTACCAAATAGAGAATTTAATCAACTGTATTTTGCTATCCAAGCAGGAACAAATACATAA
- a CDS encoding M20/M25/M40 family metallo-hydrolase, whose amino-acid sequence MRYVKKRFWLVLLLLTTVVAVVVTSLFVQQHKESVIYSIRVEKNSLSANQETKTSTGENAQTMKRKDTEIENFPESLQVSADKLFAHLQRLNFTRHTPAERSRTCAYITSELKKLGWKPKLEKFQDGVNVFAQRPGTDKNAGAILVAAHYDTVYISPGADDNATGVAVVLEVARLLGSRPTPRTLQLAFFDQEEAGLLGSKAFVTNKEHLENLQGVIVMDMVGYACHTPGCQKYPTGLPITPPSDQGDFLAVIGDAEHLPLLNAFQNSQMLPVISHKGSTKDESESMPPVLRLPIPLKGLLTPDTLRSDHAPFWYQGVGAVLVTDTANLRTPHYHQPSDVPATIDRKFFTGAAQVVLNTTHSLLENSNFLNSPVSTLPDH is encoded by the coding sequence ATGAGATATGTGAAAAAACGGTTTTGGCTGGTGCTTTTGTTATTGACGACAGTAGTTGCAGTGGTGGTTACTAGTCTGTTTGTTCAACAACACAAGGAATCAGTGATTTACAGCATTAGAGTCGAGAAGAATTCCCTCAGTGCAAATCAAGAAACAAAGACATCAACAGGGGAAAATGCACAGACAATGAAACGCAAAGATACGGAGATAGAAAATTTCCCAGAGTCCTTGCAAGTTTCTGCGGATAAGCTTTTTGCCCACCTTCAAAGATTAAATTTTACACGCCATACCCCAGCAGAGCGATCGCGTACTTGCGCTTACATCACAAGCGAACTGAAAAAATTGGGCTGGAAACCTAAGCTAGAGAAGTTCCAAGATGGTGTCAATGTCTTTGCCCAAAGACCTGGGACTGATAAAAATGCAGGCGCAATTCTGGTAGCAGCTCATTACGATACGGTTTATATCTCACCGGGTGCTGATGACAATGCTACCGGTGTTGCTGTGGTGCTGGAAGTTGCCCGACTTCTTGGTTCGCGTCCCACTCCCAGAACGTTGCAACTCGCCTTTTTTGATCAGGAGGAAGCAGGACTTTTAGGCAGTAAAGCCTTTGTAACAAACAAGGAACATCTGGAAAACCTGCAAGGCGTTATTGTCATGGATATGGTGGGTTATGCTTGTCACACTCCTGGTTGTCAGAAATACCCAACGGGTTTACCAATCACCCCACCCAGTGATCAAGGTGATTTTTTGGCGGTCATAGGTGATGCAGAACACTTGCCACTACTCAACGCTTTTCAAAATTCACAGATGCTCCCTGTAATCTCTCATAAGGGAAGTACGAAGGACGAGAGTGAATCAATGCCACCCGTGCTAAGACTGCCAATACCCCTCAAAGGCTTGCTCACACCTGATACTTTACGTAGCGACCACGCCCCATTCTGGTATCAAGGAGTCGGTGCAGTGCTCGTAACTGATACCGCGAATCTACGGACTCCCCACTACCACCAACCCAGTGATGTACCAGCAACTATCGACCGCAAGTTTTTCACAGGGGCAGCACAGGTTGTCTTAAATACTACTCATTCTTTGTTAGAAAATAGTAATTTCTTGAATAGCCCAGTATCAACCTTGCCAGACCACTAG
- a CDS encoding urease accessory protein UreH domain-containing protein: protein MLHLLLIMTLGFLGSFGHCFGMCGPLAVAFSLSHKQDSHWRQQLQFHALLNLGRMLSYVLVGAAIGALGSVLLKSGQMAGIGSELRQWMAIITGIGLIWFGIGQIKPGFLPRIPLLHPLVQGRLHNSLSQGMVKLSLQTRWWTPALLGMTWGLMPCGFLYTAQIKAAETGNGWMGAATMLAFGLGTLPTMLGVGVSTSLVSKDRRSQLFRLGGWVTLTIGVLTLLRTGDTMVDYTGHAALICLILALVARPISSLWAAPLRYRRALGVGAFVLSSAHTTHMMEHSLQWNFAAFFFLPPEYQLGMVLGAIALVLMTPAALTSFDNLQKFLGKRWRPIHLLSVPALLLSAIHAVIIGSHYLGSFQSSWGNTLAAVLLGLVTLAVLLVRWRFFWSMLSLQKFYVPPRKSQ, encoded by the coding sequence ATGCTACATTTGTTGCTCATCATGACTCTGGGGTTCTTAGGAAGTTTTGGACATTGCTTTGGGATGTGTGGTCCTTTAGCAGTGGCGTTTTCCCTATCTCACAAGCAGGATTCCCATTGGCGACAGCAATTGCAATTTCACGCATTACTCAACCTAGGACGAATGTTGAGCTATGTTCTCGTTGGTGCTGCTATTGGGGCGCTGGGTTCAGTGTTACTCAAAAGTGGACAAATGGCGGGAATTGGTAGCGAATTACGTCAATGGATGGCGATTATCACTGGCATTGGGCTGATTTGGTTTGGGATTGGACAAATAAAACCCGGCTTTCTGCCTCGAATTCCATTGCTACACCCTCTGGTGCAAGGTCGTCTACATAACTCACTGAGTCAGGGAATGGTGAAGCTTTCTCTACAAACTAGATGGTGGACTCCAGCACTTTTGGGTATGACTTGGGGTTTAATGCCCTGTGGTTTCCTGTATACTGCCCAAATTAAAGCTGCTGAAACTGGCAATGGGTGGATGGGTGCAGCGACAATGCTAGCTTTTGGCTTGGGAACTCTGCCTACAATGTTAGGTGTGGGTGTGTCTACATCGTTGGTTAGTAAAGACAGGCGCAGTCAATTGTTCCGCCTCGGTGGTTGGGTGACTCTCACCATCGGTGTGCTAACGCTGCTGCGGACTGGCGACACAATGGTAGATTACACCGGACACGCTGCGTTAATCTGTTTAATTCTGGCGCTTGTTGCTCGTCCCATCAGCAGCTTGTGGGCAGCACCTTTGCGTTACCGTCGTGCGTTGGGAGTAGGCGCTTTTGTGCTGTCTAGTGCTCACACCACCCATATGATGGAACATTCATTGCAATGGAATTTTGCCGCCTTCTTTTTCTTGCCGCCAGAGTATCAGTTGGGCATGGTTTTGGGTGCTATAGCGCTGGTCTTGATGACTCCCGCAGCCCTCACCAGTTTTGACAACTTGCAGAAGTTTTTGGGCAAGCGCTGGCGACCAATTCATTTATTAAGCGTACCAGCTTTGCTGTTAAGCGCCATTCATGCTGTCATTATTGGCTCCCACTACTTAGGTTCTTTTCAATCTAGTTGGGGGAATACATTAGCAGCAGTTCTTCTGGGATTAGTGACTCTGGCTGTGTTGCTGGTACGTTGGCGCTTTTTTTGGTCAATGTTATCTTTACAGAAATTTTATGTTCCCCCAAGAAAGTCACAGTAA
- the galE gene encoding UDP-glucose 4-epimerase GalE → MSPGKPTILVTGGAGYIGSHTVLALKQAGFDVIILDNLVYGHRDLVEKVLQVELVVGDTGDRALLDDLFKTRDVAAVMHFSAYAYVGESVSDPAKYYRNNVLGTLTLLEAMLAASVKKFVFSSTCATYGVPQVVPIPEDHPQNPINPYGATKLMVERILSDFDVAYGFKSVRFRYFNAAGAAPNGLLGEDHNPETHLIPLVLQTALGKRESISVFGTDYPTPDGTCIRDYIHVSDLADAHVLGLAYLLKGGDSEVFNLGNGNGFSVKQVIETAKEVTGKDIKVVECDRRPGDPPALIGSGDKARKILGWHPQYSSLEEIIAHAWQWHQSRHK, encoded by the coding sequence ATGTCGCCTGGAAAACCCACCATTTTGGTGACAGGGGGAGCTGGATACATCGGTTCCCATACGGTGCTTGCTCTCAAGCAGGCTGGTTTTGACGTGATAATACTCGATAATCTGGTGTACGGACATCGCGATTTGGTAGAAAAAGTTTTACAGGTAGAACTTGTGGTGGGAGACACAGGCGATCGCGCGCTGTTGGATGATTTATTCAAAACGCGCGATGTAGCTGCCGTCATGCACTTTTCGGCTTATGCGTACGTGGGGGAATCGGTTAGCGACCCTGCAAAGTACTACCGCAACAACGTTCTAGGCACCCTGACTCTGTTAGAAGCAATGTTAGCAGCGTCTGTTAAGAAATTTGTATTTTCTTCTACTTGTGCAACATACGGGGTGCCCCAAGTTGTGCCAATTCCCGAAGACCATCCCCAGAATCCGATTAACCCCTATGGCGCGACTAAGCTCATGGTAGAACGGATTCTGTCTGATTTTGATGTGGCATACGGTTTCAAATCGGTGCGGTTCCGCTATTTCAACGCCGCTGGTGCTGCTCCCAATGGCTTATTGGGGGAAGATCACAACCCAGAAACCCATTTGATTCCCCTCGTGTTACAAACAGCGTTGGGCAAGCGCGAATCTATATCCGTGTTCGGCACTGATTACCCCACGCCTGATGGGACGTGCATTCGGGATTATATTCATGTTAGCGACTTAGCAGATGCCCACGTTTTGGGATTGGCTTATTTGTTGAAAGGCGGCGACAGTGAAGTTTTTAATTTAGGAAATGGCAATGGCTTCTCAGTCAAACAAGTCATTGAAACTGCCAAGGAAGTCACAGGAAAAGATATCAAAGTCGTGGAGTGCGATCGCCGTCCTGGCGATCCACCAGCACTTATTGGCAGTGGCGACAAAGCTAGAAAAATCCTAGGCTGGCATCCACAATACTCTTCTCTTGAGGAGATTATCGCTCACGCTTGGCAGTGGCATCAGAGCCGCCATAAATGA